Proteins encoded in a region of the Methanobrevibacter millerae genome:
- a CDS encoding glycosyltransferase domain-containing protein → MNDNLNPYEVVRTRYESNVDSFILSELFQPTLEVNDELIEDIKDNELVVYTAFTGGYDSLKEPEFVDDNTRYVCFTQNPDLTSKTWEIIQMEPSTLDDNRIAKQYKIFPNKYFPDNEYSFWIDGSFKLVGSIREYVYKYINSSMLTVVHPERDCIFDEALSSIQFPRYSNYTISKQVEKYRNEGMPLHYGLPSLGAIFRKHNNPEIVSLMEQWWKEIINYTNQDQLSFTYLMWKNNFHPSVASEYIWINDYWTKVDDYHHEVELDDYITSRNLIRSLEGNINEKNTLTKEEINLLFNDIDALRDEAEALNQVRNHWDREINAIRNSSSWKLTKKLRNFRNNGD, encoded by the coding sequence ATGAATGATAATTTAAATCCTTATGAAGTAGTCAGAACTAGATATGAATCAAATGTTGATAGCTTTATTTTAAGTGAGTTATTTCAACCTACTCTTGAAGTTAACGATGAATTGATTGAAGATATTAAGGATAATGAACTAGTTGTTTATACTGCATTCACAGGAGGCTATGATTCATTAAAAGAACCTGAATTTGTGGATGATAATACAAGATATGTATGTTTCACACAAAATCCTGACTTAACTTCTAAAACATGGGAAATTATTCAAATGGAACCGTCTACTTTGGATGATAATAGAATTGCAAAACAATACAAAATATTTCCAAATAAGTATTTTCCAGACAATGAATACAGTTTCTGGATTGATGGGTCTTTTAAACTTGTTGGAAGTATCCGAGAATATGTTTATAAATACATTAATTCATCCATGTTGACTGTTGTTCATCCAGAACGTGATTGCATCTTTGATGAAGCTTTAAGCTCAATTCAATTTCCTCGCTATTCAAATTATACAATTTCAAAACAGGTTGAAAAATATAGAAATGAAGGAATGCCTCTGCACTATGGTTTGCCTTCACTTGGAGCGATTTTTAGAAAACATAATAATCCTGAAATCGTTTCATTAATGGAGCAATGGTGGAAAGAAATAATTAATTATACTAATCAGGACCAGCTAAGCTTCACATATTTGATGTGGAAAAATAATTTTCATCCATCAGTTGCATCAGAATACATCTGGATTAATGATTACTGGACAAAAGTTGATGATTATCACCATGAGGTTGAATTGGATGATTATATTACCAGTAGAAATTTAATCAGATCTCTTGAAGGAAACATTAATGAAAAAAATACTTTAACAAAGGAAGAAATTAATTTACTTTTCAATGATATTGATGCTCTAAGAGATGAAGCTGAAGCATTAAACCAAGTAAGAAATCATTGGGACAGAGAAATTAATGCTATTCGGAATTCCAGTTCGTGGAAATTAACCAAAAAACTTAGAAATTTTAGAAATAACGGTGATTGA
- a CDS encoding glycosyltransferase family 2 protein translates to MVTFKDFLIKSKFNVKKAKLYQESYDKIMESGLFDKNYYLKAYPHVKKSGMDPLLHYLFYGASEYKSPSPTFNLKRYLYEYPEIEQNNLNPLIHYIDNDNEGFTMDKSPFELRKQKIIDTNMNFLSNYEFDEEPLVSIIILTRNGLHHLKRLFTDFDSKTNYSNYEIIVVDNASNDGSVEYLKSLNLPITLIENKENVSFSKGNNDAAKIANGEYLLLLNNDIEPTYGWLNEMVGCILNNDNVGSVGAKLIFPYYEDMKNQEKSFSIQHAGVKFREERTPYVYGPYHSNIFSTLIFSNEVNHQKEVISNTAACLLVPKEVYENLGGLDENYFYGYEDIDFAFKLHKNHYKSIFNPFALLFHHESATRVEDEDEKNRLNYENIMYFYNKWGDYLFKEIFIDKINQNHFITDKKIDISIISKNDEFISKLVKDLNNRDFNVKLIPNLNNLAIGEDCDILISNNKEYDVDKIISRLNIIKVLISNEDDSRYDICLEKSNDYANELMNIIEEKYL, encoded by the coding sequence ATGGTAACTTTCAAGGATTTCTTAATAAAATCAAAATTCAATGTAAAAAAGGCAAAACTTTATCAGGAAAGCTATGATAAGATAATGGAATCTGGTTTGTTTGATAAAAATTATTACTTAAAGGCTTATCCTCATGTAAAAAAGTCAGGAATGGATCCATTACTCCATTATTTATTTTATGGTGCTAGTGAATATAAAAGTCCTTCACCAACATTCAATCTTAAAAGATACCTTTATGAATATCCTGAAATAGAACAAAATAATTTAAATCCTTTGATTCACTATATTGACAATGATAATGAAGGATTTACTATGGATAAAAGTCCATTTGAGTTAAGAAAACAAAAAATTATAGATACTAACATGAATTTTTTATCCAATTATGAATTCGATGAAGAGCCATTGGTGTCCATTATTATTTTAACTAGAAATGGTTTGCATCATTTGAAGAGGCTATTTACAGATTTTGATTCTAAAACAAATTATTCTAATTATGAAATCATAGTTGTTGATAATGCATCAAATGATGGGTCTGTTGAATATTTAAAAAGTTTAAATTTACCAATTACATTAATTGAAAATAAAGAAAATGTCAGTTTTTCTAAAGGAAACAATGATGCGGCTAAAATTGCTAATGGTGAATATTTACTTTTATTAAATAATGATATTGAACCTACATACGGTTGGTTAAATGAAATGGTTGGCTGCATTTTAAATAATGATAATGTAGGCTCAGTTGGAGCTAAATTAATATTTCCTTATTATGAAGACATGAAAAATCAAGAAAAATCATTTTCCATTCAGCATGCAGGTGTAAAATTTAGGGAGGAGAGAACACCTTATGTTTATGGACCATATCACAGCAACATATTTTCCACATTAATATTTTCAAATGAAGTAAATCACCAAAAAGAGGTTATTTCAAATACTGCTGCTTGCCTTTTGGTTCCTAAAGAGGTTTATGAAAATTTAGGAGGGCTTGATGAAAATTATTTCTATGGTTATGAGGATATTGATTTCGCATTCAAATTACATAAAAATCATTACAAATCAATATTCAATCCTTTCGCATTATTGTTTCATCATGAGTCAGCTACACGTGTTGAAGATGAAGATGAAAAAAATAGGCTTAATTATGAAAACATAATGTATTTTTACAATAAATGGGGAGATTATCTCTTCAAAGAAATATTTATTGATAAAATTAATCAAAATCATTTTATAACAGATAAAAAAATTGATATTTCTATCATTTCTAAAAATGATGAATTTATATCTAAGTTGGTAAAAGATTTAAATAATAGGGATTTTAACGTTAAACTAATTCCAAATTTAAATAATCTTGCCATTGGTGAGGATTGCGATATCTTGATATCCAATAATAAGGAGTATGATGTTGATAAGATAATTTCAAGATTGAACATCATTAAAGTTTTAATTTCTAATGAAGACGATTCAAGATATGATATTTGTCTGGAAAAAAGCAATGATTATGCTAATGAATTAATGAATATAATCGAAGAAAAGTATTTGTGA
- a CDS encoding glycosyltransferase, translating into MFFSKSIKNNPKAYIAFKSKGNPQKISKYQKAYSRIKSLAIIDGAKYREVHGNLNDLDYILHYLYYGVNDSLDIQQSYVSDVFNLEFYKNTYGAENPVLDYVLEGFYKKNQVNILDNGYIDTLETDLFEQYFSNEKSKVEKTVSNSFYIHDKRTLIPYIQRENPIETGRIRVGVFTNDPFENLAPCPYIRLHALFSKLSESEKFTFFMYGMDSFVMMDIDNILRCKLFDVVVVQRILPFLDILREKCQKYGIKLVYETDDDLLGVEKNSPSYEYVNRVSKSIKDFIDASDVITVTTPTLASKFDENKTVIIPNYYVDSVFDIKEDIKKEGKLKLGYYGTLTHSKDLFLIKDVILRLKEKYDFDFEVIGGFNASDNVEEEWFKPIDLPPDNMNFKKFMGWLSETIDWDIAVVPLENSPFNQCKSELKFIELAILGLPGVYSDMCVYNNVVSDGIDGFLASNDEEWIEKIEKLILDESLRKTIRGNALNKVLSDYMIDDRINEWDIVLTK; encoded by the coding sequence ATGTTTTTTTCTAAATCTATTAAAAACAATCCTAAGGCTTATATTGCATTCAAATCAAAGGGCAATCCTCAAAAAATTTCCAAATATCAAAAAGCATATTCTCGTATTAAAAGTTTAGCCATAATTGATGGAGCCAAATACAGAGAGGTTCATGGAAATTTAAACGATTTGGATTATATTCTTCATTATTTATATTATGGGGTAAATGATTCATTAGATATTCAGCAATCATATGTAAGTGATGTTTTCAATTTGGAATTTTATAAAAACACATATGGAGCAGAAAATCCTGTTTTAGATTATGTTTTAGAGGGTTTTTATAAAAAGAATCAGGTTAATATATTGGATAATGGCTATATAGATACACTTGAAACGGACCTTTTTGAACAATATTTTTCCAATGAAAAATCAAAGGTTGAGAAAACTGTTTCAAATTCTTTTTATATTCATGACAAACGAACATTGATTCCTTATATTCAACGTGAAAATCCTATTGAAACGGGGAGGATACGTGTTGGAGTTTTTACAAATGATCCTTTTGAAAATCTTGCTCCATGTCCGTATATAAGGTTACATGCATTGTTTTCAAAATTGTCTGAAAGTGAAAAATTCACATTTTTCATGTATGGTATGGATAGTTTTGTGATGATGGATATTGACAATATTTTAAGATGTAAGCTGTTTGATGTAGTTGTAGTTCAAAGAATATTGCCCTTTTTAGATATTTTGCGCGAAAAATGTCAAAAATATGGTATTAAATTAGTTTATGAAACTGATGATGATTTATTGGGTGTTGAAAAGAATAGTCCATCTTATGAATATGTAAATAGGGTTTCTAAATCTATTAAGGATTTTATTGACGCATCAGATGTTATTACAGTCACCACACCAACTTTGGCATCAAAGTTTGATGAAAATAAAACTGTTATCATTCCAAATTATTATGTGGATTCTGTTTTTGATATTAAGGAAGATATTAAAAAAGAAGGTAAACTTAAATTAGGATATTATGGTACATTGACTCATTCTAAAGATTTGTTCTTAATAAAAGATGTAATTTTAAGATTAAAGGAAAAATATGATTTTGACTTTGAAGTGATTGGTGGTTTTAATGCTTCGGATAATGTTGAAGAAGAGTGGTTTAAACCAATAGATTTGCCTCCAGACAATATGAATTTCAAAAAATTCATGGGGTGGTTATCTGAAACCATTGATTGGGATATTGCTGTTGTTCCACTTGAAAATTCACCATTTAACCAGTGTAAAAGTGAATTAAAATTCATTGAATTGGCTATTTTGGGTCTTCCGGGGGTGTATTCTGACATGTGTGTCTACAATAATGTTGTAAGTGATGGTATTGATGGTTTTTTAGCTTCAAATGATGAAGAATGGATAGAAAAAATTGAAAAACTGATTTTGGATGAATCTTTAAGAAAAACTATTCGTGGCAATGCTTTAAACAAGGTTTTATCTGATTATATGATTGATGATAGAATTAATGAATGGGATATTGTTTTAACAAAATAA
- a CDS encoding glycosyltransferase domain-containing protein, translated as MGYDEIYETYQEVSKEHINRPLFDHSTDSAEETIEDIRNNKIVIYTAFTGDYDTLKYPEVIDDNCDYICFTDNPELTSDLWKIIPMEESVLDNNRKAKKYKLLPHKYLKDYKYSFWLDGTFKIKGSIREYIYKNIRANSKMLVPVHTERDCIYEEYKASKIIPRYPRAVMEEQIEYYKSQGFPKHYGLGVMGALFRQHNHPEVIKVMEDWWDENIKYTNQDQLSFAYVSWKNDFHPSVSHIYYWDNEYWAKESGDYHHKIVLTTPITSDNLRAKIGVEVENMELGDTIELSREELYLLVNDVKGMAGYRIDTAGRIGFLQNEYNEFINSNSLKLTKPLRVAGDYARRFKNNHYFKSAKNSKINVTQELEEYNALKKLDLINEAQYSQIHPCLNPILHFIEKGSKTDSIDDKIKYVDSIFDMYYYMSLNDIGDEDPLLHYLRRGYKFKFRFNRKYPHFLANLNENIHLQLDKFAKNRIKKELSKNKYITDSKVLIDYIVSNEEFKTNTIKVGVFLEDNYDNMNACPFIRIHTPFSKLAEKGGYHFFIYGQEIMPLLDIDNMINAHIFDVIVIQRVNPYSNQILKKAKKHNIKIIYETDDDFLDINPANPAYNYIMGNFDNIKKLVSNSDQVVVSTSELKKRFDKLEIDNIEIIKNYYVNDYLPLRPFTFRGNKFIKIGYFGTLTHENDLELIHNVILRLKDIFSKKGVQVQFEIAGASIDENSDWYSIKKIPYYPMSMHTFYDWLGKNSDWDIGIIPLVNTEFNKCKSELKYIEFAALGIPVVASDMNVYNDAIEDGVTGYLANNEDEWVDKLSLLIEDPILRNGMVNNARDDIFKNYNLKSRLIQWDNIFKKIVED; from the coding sequence ATGGGTTATGATGAAATTTATGAAACTTATCAAGAGGTTTCAAAGGAACATATTAATAGGCCGCTATTCGATCATTCTACTGATTCAGCTGAAGAAACTATTGAAGATATTAGAAACAATAAAATTGTTATTTATACCGCATTTACAGGAGATTATGACACTTTAAAATATCCTGAAGTAATTGACGATAACTGCGATTATATTTGTTTTACAGATAACCCTGAGTTAACATCCGACTTATGGAAAATTATCCCTATGGAAGAATCTGTTTTGGATAATAACAGAAAAGCTAAAAAATATAAATTACTCCCCCACAAATACCTGAAAGATTATAAGTATAGTTTTTGGCTTGACGGAACATTCAAGATTAAAGGAAGCATTCGTGAATATATTTATAAAAATATCAGAGCTAATTCTAAAATGTTGGTACCAGTTCATACTGAAAGAGATTGTATTTATGAGGAATATAAAGCTTCTAAGATTATTCCCCGTTACCCTAGGGCTGTAATGGAAGAACAAATTGAATATTACAAATCCCAAGGTTTTCCAAAGCATTATGGATTGGGGGTTATGGGTGCATTATTCAGACAGCACAACCATCCTGAGGTCATTAAGGTGATGGAAGACTGGTGGGATGAAAATATTAAATACACTAACCAGGATCAACTTAGCTTTGCATATGTTTCATGGAAAAATGATTTTCATCCGTCAGTAAGCCACATTTACTATTGGGATAATGAATATTGGGCTAAGGAAAGTGGAGATTACCATCATAAGATTGTTTTGACAACACCAATTACAAGTGATAATTTAAGAGCTAAAATAGGTGTTGAAGTTGAAAATATGGAATTGGGTGACACTATAGAATTATCTCGTGAAGAATTATATTTGCTTGTTAATGATGTGAAAGGAATGGCAGGTTATAGAATTGACACTGCAGGCAGAATCGGTTTTTTACAAAATGAATACAATGAATTTATTAATTCAAATTCTTTAAAGTTAACTAAACCTTTAAGGGTTGCAGGAGATTATGCTCGTCGATTTAAAAACAATCATTACTTTAAATCAGCGAAAAATTCTAAAATTAATGTAACTCAAGAACTTGAAGAATATAATGCCCTTAAAAAGTTGGATCTTATTAATGAAGCCCAATATAGTCAAATACATCCTTGTCTTAATCCGATATTACATTTCATTGAAAAAGGCAGTAAAACAGACTCCATTGATGATAAAATTAAATATGTTGATTCTATTTTCGACATGTATTATTATATGAGCCTCAATGATATCGGTGATGAAGATCCTTTGCTGCATTATTTAAGAAGAGGTTATAAATTTAAATTCAGGTTTAATCGTAAATACCCTCATTTTTTAGCTAATTTGAATGAAAATATTCATTTACAGTTGGATAAATTTGCAAAAAATCGTATTAAAAAAGAATTAAGTAAAAATAAATATATAACTGATTCCAAGGTTTTGATTGATTATATTGTCAGTAATGAAGAATTTAAAACAAATACAATTAAAGTTGGTGTATTTTTAGAAGATAACTATGATAATATGAATGCTTGTCCGTTCATCAGAATTCATACTCCATTTTCAAAGCTGGCTGAAAAAGGAGGATATCACTTCTTTATTTATGGTCAGGAGATAATGCCACTTTTGGATATTGATAACATGATAAATGCCCATATTTTTGATGTTATAGTTATCCAAAGGGTTAATCCATATTCAAATCAAATTCTAAAGAAAGCTAAAAAACATAATATTAAAATTATATATGAAACTGACGATGATTTTCTAGATATTAATCCCGCTAATCCTGCCTATAATTATATTATGGGCAATTTCGATAATATTAAAAAACTTGTTAGTAACTCTGATCAGGTTGTTGTAAGTACTTCTGAGTTAAAAAAACGTTTTGATAAACTGGAAATTGATAACATTGAAATTATTAAAAATTATTATGTCAATGATTATTTGCCGTTAAGGCCTTTTACTTTTAGAGGAAATAAATTTATTAAAATTGGATATTTTGGAACTTTAACTCATGAAAATGACTTAGAGTTAATTCATAATGTAATATTGAGATTGAAAGATATATTTTCTAAAAAGGGTGTTCAAGTTCAATTTGAAATTGCTGGTGCATCAATCGACGAGAATTCCGACTGGTATTCCATTAAAAAAATACCTTATTATCCAATGTCAATGCATACATTTTATGATTGGCTCGGTAAAAATTCTGATTGGGATATTGGTATAATTCCGTTAGTAAACACAGAATTCAACAAATGCAAAAGTGAATTAAAATACATTGAATTTGCAGCTTTGGGCATTCCTGTAGTTGCAAGTGATATGAATGTATATAATGATGCAATTGAAGATGGAGTCACTGGATATTTAGCAAATAATGAAGATGAATGGGTAGATAAATTATCTTTGTTAATAGAAGACCCTATTTTAAGAAATGGTATGGTAAATAATGCCCGAGATGATATTTTTAAAAATTACAATTTAAAATCCCGTTTAATCCAATGGGACAATATTTTTAAAAAAATAGTGGAAGATTAA
- a CDS encoding glycosyltransferase family 2 protein, translating into MSYKVTVIIPSYNSVEFLDSTIDSIKSQTIGFENIELIIIDDYSTDSTQELINRYCEEYENIKTFESGKKTGTPGRARNIGIANSESDYIMFIDHDDNYLPDTVEKLYNAITVNSSDVAIGKFQTFGENYFVTEDWITEDVILNSIDENLLFFSINGIWRMIFPKEFLLQHDITFPEGVFAEDLTFMIDTFVNAEKIVFINDVVYNFRLRTGDNSSTSLSKGMHYLNGLIDGYLYTVDVLEKNNACKYYDTIFNQHLSVWLSDVALSETISLEDKKVLVEKSAPLFKKLKNIEPFPENNAIKSIINQIVKDNLDEAFMQMGDYQLFTNRIHNLEVELNQKTAQVARLQTTKGWFKYKINNIKERLF; encoded by the coding sequence ATGTCATATAAAGTAACTGTTATTATTCCATCATACAATAGTGTTGAATTTTTAGACTCAACAATAGATTCAATAAAATCACAAACAATAGGTTTTGAAAATATAGAACTGATTATAATCGATGATTATTCAACAGATTCCACACAGGAATTAATTAACAGATACTGTGAAGAATATGAAAATATTAAAACTTTCGAGTCTGGTAAAAAAACAGGTACCCCTGGAAGAGCAAGAAACATTGGAATAGCTAACAGTGAATCTGACTATATTATGTTCATAGACCATGATGACAATTATCTTCCGGATACTGTTGAAAAGTTATATAATGCAATTACGGTAAATTCAAGTGATGTTGCTATTGGTAAATTTCAGACTTTCGGTGAAAATTATTTTGTAACGGAAGATTGGATTACGGAAGATGTGATTTTAAATTCGATTGATGAAAATTTGCTCTTCTTTTCAATAAATGGGATTTGGAGAATGATATTTCCAAAAGAATTCCTATTACAACATGACATAACATTTCCCGAAGGAGTGTTTGCAGAAGATTTAACTTTCATGATTGATACATTTGTTAACGCTGAAAAAATTGTATTTATCAATGATGTTGTTTATAATTTCCGGTTAAGAACCGGAGATAACTCATCAACTAGCCTTTCAAAAGGAATGCATTACTTAAATGGATTGATTGATGGTTATTTATACACAGTTGATGTCTTAGAAAAAAACAATGCATGCAAATATTATGATACAATATTTAATCAGCATTTGTCTGTATGGCTCAGTGATGTTGCATTAAGCGAAACAATATCTTTGGAAGATAAAAAAGTATTAGTTGAAAAATCAGCCCCATTATTTAAAAAATTAAAAAATATTGAGCCATTTCCAGAAAACAATGCGATAAAAAGCATTATTAATCAAATAGTTAAAGACAATCTTGATGAGGCATTTATGCAAATGGGAGATTATCAGTTATTTACAAATAGAATACATAATCTGGAAGTAGAATTAAATCAAAAGACCGCGCAAGTTGCAAGACTTCAAACTACTAAGGGCTGGTTTAAATACAAAATAAATAATATAAAAGAAAGATTATTTTAA
- a CDS encoding glycosyltransferase gives MSFKNKIFAKFPSKYISYKVKDKSKASEIIKGYKAIRKNKLFDDKFYLEKYPKVASSGMDPLLHYIFFGYSEGKKPNDTFDGVFYQNHYCDVDINPLIHYALYGINENRRIEVENKDLSEFYIPDKKSILFVLHEKIGTVGGTGFLNMDIIDNLPDEYNAFILTSDGEDFELWWFNDNLEKIANYKISFKTNFSVIDNDDNFISLGNFDKLFSNDDLAIIYEEILSKLRIDLVHINHLINHSFDLINVIIKKSIPFVVNLHDFYYICPSIHLVDSDCQYCKFNCQNCSGISHNSDISNEFILKRWREECMNLLKNSYVNVAPTQSVIDLYNEIYPDLDNFKVIEHGLKIDKSSYEAKLTSNPIKILIPGHISPHKGSLIIKQLKDYDKNNKMEFHFMGTTIPNLNSYGINHGRYKREDFNRIVGEIKPSFSLILSTCPETYSYTLTESWMAGLPVIASDLGALKERINSNDAGWLVDYTNIKEIYNLIININHNDYENKLSNISKIKFKELDEMCDEYISLFAKLTD, from the coding sequence ATGAGTTTTAAAAATAAAATTTTTGCTAAATTTCCAAGCAAATATATTTCCTATAAAGTCAAGGATAAATCTAAGGCTTCTGAAATTATTAAAGGATATAAGGCTATTCGCAAAAATAAATTATTTGATGATAAATTCTATTTAGAAAAGTATCCGAAAGTTGCTTCATCCGGAATGGATCCTTTATTGCATTACATTTTTTTTGGTTATAGTGAGGGGAAAAAACCTAATGATACTTTTGACGGTGTTTTTTATCAAAATCACTATTGTGATGTTGATATCAATCCATTAATTCACTATGCTTTATATGGAATTAATGAAAATAGGCGGATCGAAGTCGAAAATAAAGATTTGTCAGAATTTTACATACCTGATAAAAAAAGTATTCTTTTTGTTTTGCATGAGAAGATAGGCACTGTTGGGGGTACAGGCTTTTTAAATATGGATATTATTGATAATTTGCCTGATGAGTATAATGCTTTTATATTAACTTCTGATGGTGAAGATTTTGAATTATGGTGGTTTAATGATAATCTAGAAAAGATTGCTAATTATAAAATTTCTTTTAAAACTAATTTTTCAGTTATAGATAATGATGATAATTTCATTTCACTAGGCAATTTTGATAAGCTATTTTCCAATGATGATTTGGCCATCATTTATGAAGAAATCCTTTCAAAATTAAGAATAGATTTGGTTCATATTAATCATTTAATTAATCATAGTTTTGATTTAATCAATGTCATCATAAAAAAATCAATTCCATTTGTTGTTAATCTACATGATTTCTATTATATCTGTCCATCCATTCATTTAGTGGATAGCGATTGCCAATATTGCAAGTTTAATTGCCAAAATTGCAGCGGAATATCTCATAATTCAGATATATCCAATGAATTCATACTTAAAAGGTGGCGCGAAGAATGTATGAATCTTTTGAAAAATTCATATGTTAATGTTGCTCCAACTCAAAGTGTCATCGATTTATATAATGAAATTTATCCGGATTTGGATAATTTTAAAGTAATTGAGCATGGTTTGAAAATAGATAAATCTTCTTATGAAGCAAAGTTAACTTCAAATCCAATAAAAATTCTAATTCCAGGTCATATTTCACCGCATAAGGGTTCATTAATTATAAAACAACTAAAAGATTATGATAAAAATAATAAGATGGAATTCCACTTTATGGGAACCACCATTCCTAATTTAAACAGTTATGGAATTAACCATGGAAGATATAAACGTGAGGATTTTAATAGAATTGTGGGGGAAATCAAACCTTCATTTTCATTAATATTGTCCACTTGTCCAGAAACTTATTCGTATACTCTAACAGAATCCTGGATGGCAGGGTTACCGGTCATAGCAAGTGATTTGGGAGCTTTAAAAGAAAGAATCAATTCAAATGATGCCGGATGGCTTGTCGATTATACAAATATAAAAGAGATATATAACTTAATTATTAATATAAACCATAATGATTATGAAAACAAACTTTCCAATATTTCAAAAATCAAGTTTAAAGAATTGGATGAAATGTGTGATGAATATATATCATTAT
- a CDS encoding glycosyltransferase family 2 protein produces the protein MGRNIVNMLVSSNFNLKSSLKNHKYFAKISNSGLFDEDFYNKKYDDVSGDPLTHYLTKGYREGKLPSLNFDPDFYLNTYPDVKQADLNPLFHYIAYGKSEGKLIQQAYAIRRKEEICETNLAFLSNYEFDEEPLVSIIILNRDGLNHLKRLFKDFDSKTNYSNYEIIVVDNASKDDSVKYLKSLDLPIKIIENDVNVNFSKGNNDAADIANGDYLLLLNNDIEPTYGWLNELVGTIVYNDVASVGAKLIFPFYYNTNRESSYRIQHSGDIFAERMYPCCLYAVNKSDSKLDIFDSSLTRNNLCIAVTGAVNLIDKKVYDELSGLDEEYVYGLEDVDFCLKLHKNGYKTLFAGNALLFHHESSTRVKSKSYFKNDKHNYSVFWNKWGQYLSKSLFIDKLHAKKFFTEKNLKITIINEDDSNLELISEISKDFNNLDFTVEIISDMGNHYIGNSADILLSFTDNYDLENIIARGDIVKVIVNNSDLSTDGYDIVVSLNDLNSNGKYNINIVDDFVSEFLEKLEIIIMDDYEF, from the coding sequence ATGGGTAGAAATATTGTTAATATGCTTGTTTCATCAAATTTTAATTTAAAATCATCTTTAAAAAATCATAAATACTTTGCAAAAATTAGTAATTCAGGATTATTTGATGAGGATTTTTATAATAAAAAATATGATGATGTTTCAGGTGATCCGTTAACCCACTATTTGACAAAAGGTTATCGGGAAGGTAAATTGCCGTCTCTTAATTTTGACCCGGATTTTTATTTAAATACGTATCCTGATGTAAAACAAGCAGATTTAAATCCTTTATTCCATTATATTGCTTATGGTAAATCAGAAGGTAAATTAATTCAGCAAGCGTATGCAATAAGAAGAAAAGAGGAAATTTGTGAAACAAATCTGGCCTTTTTATCTAATTATGAATTTGATGAAGAACCATTGGTGTCAATTATAATTTTAAACAGGGATGGTTTAAACCATTTAAAACGTTTATTCAAAGATTTTGATTCTAAAACTAATTATTCTAATTATGAAATTATTGTTGTTGATAATGCATCGAAAGATGATTCAGTTAAATATTTGAAAAGCCTCGATTTGCCGATAAAAATTATTGAAAATGATGTTAATGTCAATTTTTCTAAAGGAAATAATGATGCGGCAGATATTGCCAATGGGGATTATTTGCTTTTATTAAATAATGATATAGAGCCTACTTATGGATGGTTAAATGAACTGGTGGGCACTATTGTTTATAATGATGTTGCTTCTGTAGGTGCTAAACTTATTTTTCCATTTTATTATAATACAAATAGGGAATCGTCCTATAGAATACAGCATAGTGGTGATATTTTTGCTGAAAGAATGTATCCCTGCTGTTTATATGCAGTAAATAAGTCAGATTCTAAATTGGATATTTTTGATTCATCACTTACTAGAAACAATCTCTGTATAGCAGTAACCGGTGCCGTTAACTTAATTGATAAAAAAGTTTATGATGAGCTTTCAGGACTTGATGAGGAATATGTTTATGGCCTTGAAGATGTTGATTTTTGTTTGAAATTACATAAAAATGGTTATAAAACTTTATTTGCAGGAAATGCTTTATTATTCCATCATGAATCAAGTACTCGTGTAAAAAGTAAAAGCTATTTTAAAAATGATAAGCATAACTACTCTGTATTTTGGAACAAATGGGGGCAGTATCTATCAAAATCTTTATTCATTGACAAACTTCATGCTAAAAAGTTTTTCACAGAAAAAAATCTTAAAATTACCATAATTAATGAAGATGATAGTAATTTGGAGTTAATTTCTGAAATTTCAAAAGATTTCAATAATTTGGATTTTACTGTTGAAATAATTTCGGATATGGGAAACCATTATATAGGAAATTCTGCTGATATTTTGCTTTCATTTACAGATAATTATGATTTAGAAAATATTATAGCTCGTGGAGATATTGTTAAAGTTATTGTAAATAATTCTGATTTAAGTACTGACGGTTATGATATTGTAGTTTCTTTAAATGATTTAAATTCAAATGGAAAATACAATATTAATATTGTTGATGATTTTGTATCTGAATTTTTAGAAAAACTTGAAATTATAATAATGGATGATTATGAGTTTTAA